The Colletotrichum higginsianum IMI 349063 chromosome 2, whole genome shotgun sequence genome has a segment encoding these proteins:
- a CDS encoding Peptidyl-prolyl cis-trans isomerase ssp-1, producing the protein MADTGLPSGWEVRHSNSKNLPYYFNAAEKVSRWEPPAGTDTEKLKHYMATHHSAGSGARPQAVPVPEGKIRAAHLLVKHKDSRRPSSWRESEISRSKEDALEIIKAHEEKIKSGQISLGELALTESDCSSARKRGDLGYFGKGDMQKEFEDAAFALNPGEISTVVETASGLHLIERLE; encoded by the exons ATG GCTGATACCGGTCTTCCCTCGGGCTGGGAAGTGCGACACTCCAACTCCAAGAACCTCCCATACTACTTCAATGCTGCCGAAAAGGTCTCGCGCTGGGAGCCGCCCGCAGGAACCGACACGGAGAAGTTGAAGCACTACATGGCCACCCACCACagcgccggctccggcgcAAGGCCCCAGGCCGTTCCCGTCCCCGAGGGCAAGATCCGCGCCGCCCACCTGCTGGTCAAGCACAAGGACAGCCGTCGCCCCTCGAGCTGGAGAGAG TCCGAGATCTCTCGCAGCAAGGAGGACGCTCTCGAAATCATCAAGGCACACGAGGAGAAGATCAAGTCCGGCCAAATCTCCCTCGGTGAGCTCGCCCTGACCGAATCAGACTGCAGCAGCGCCCGTAAGAGAGGCGACCTGGGCTACTTCGGCAAGGGCGACATGCAAAAGGAGTTTGAGGATGCGGCGTTCGCCTTGAACCCTGGCGAGATCAGCACCGTTGTTGAGACGGCGAGCGGGTTGCACTTGATTGAAAG ACTGGAGTGA
- a CDS encoding Alpha-galactosidase 2 encodes MTGNNWLKTLAVAASASVLTGRVSGQDESSANGIVVDGTSFALNGDHSSYRFHVDELTGDLYSDHFGGSATESLEMLPPAVNGWVDMIGRVRREYPDIGRGDFRVPALQIRQTEGYTVSDLQYRSHKVSKGKPSLPGLPATFGTEEEVSTLVVSLYDNYSSIAVDLSYSVFPKYDAIVRSVNITNEGQGNITIDKAASLSVDLPFEDLEMIELRGDWAREAMRVRRKIDYGTQGFGSTTGYSSHLHNPFLALVSPETTESQGEAWGFSLVYTGSFSVEVEKGSQGFTRAMLGFNPYQLSWPLGPGQTLTTPEVVSVYSQTGIGGLSRKFHRLYRNHLMRGQFVDQIRPSLLNSWEGLYFDYNESTVYNLAQETAQLGVKLFVLDDGWFGKEYPRVKDNAGLGDWEVNPDRFPDGLPALVNKVVDLQVANSSDKLLFGLWFEPEMVNPNSTLYNEHPDWVLHAGNYPRTTRRDQLVLNVALPEVQEFIIESVSKILTSAPISYVKWDNNRGFHETPVPGISHSYMLGIYHVFEVLTSRFPDVLWEGCASGGGRFDPGVLHYFPQIWTSDNTDALDRIFIQFGTSLAYPPAAMGAHVSTVPNHITGRTIPIKFRAHVAMMGGSFGLELNPAEILEEDKVQIPELMALGELVNPIVIGGDLWRLNLPEESNWPAALIISEDGSQAVLFYFQVRALYNHALPRLRLQGLDPAASYSLDNNGTYSGATLMNTGVQYALEGDYDSRVVMIRKV; translated from the exons ATGACTGGAAACAACTGGCTAAAGACTTTGGCCGTTGCGGCGTCCGCTTCGGTCCTCACTGGCCGAGTCTCGGGCCAGGATGAGTCGTCTGCAAATG GCATCGTCGTGGATGGCACGTCCTTTGCCCTCAACGGCGACCACTCTTCCTACCGCTTCCATGTAGATGAGCTGACGGGCGACCTCTACTCCGACCATTTTGGAGGCTCGGCCACTGAGAGCCTGGAAATGCTGCCTCCGGCCGTCAACGGCTGGGTTGACATGATCGGCCGTGTGAGACGCGAGTATCCCGACATTGGTCGCGGCGACTTCCGGGTTCCCGCGCTGCAAATCCGCCAGACCGAGGGATACACCGTCAGCGACCTCCAATACCGATCCCACAAAGTCAGCAAGGGGAAGCCCAGCCTCCCGGGTCTCCCTGCGACCTTTGGaaccgaggaggaggtctCTACACTGGTTGTCTCCCTCTACGACAACTACAGCTCCATTGCCGTTGACCTTTCGTACTCCGTCTTCCCCAAGTATGACGCCATCGTGCGTAGCGTCAACATTACCAACGAGGGCCAGGGCAACATCACCATCGACAAGGCGGCTAGTCTCAGTGTGGATCTGCCCTTTGAAGACTTGGAAATGATCGAGCTCAGGGGTGATTGGGCGCGGGAGGCTATGCGAGTCCGGCGCAAGATCGACTACGGCACCCAGGG CTTCGGAAGCACGACTGGATACTCGTCCCATCTCCACAACCCCTTCCTAGCCCTTGTCTCCCCGGAGACCACCGAGTCTCAGGGAGAGGCCTGGGGATTCTCTCTCGTCTACACGGGATCCTTTtccgtcgaggtcgagaagggaTCACAGGGCTTCACTCGCGCCATGCTCGGCTTCAACCCGTACCAGCTTTCCTGGCCGCTTGGGCCGGGGCAGACTCTCACGACCCCCGAAGTCGTCTCGGTGTACTCGCAGACCGGAATCGGCGGCCTGTCACGCAAGTTCCACCGCCTGTACCGCAACCACCTCATGAGGGGCCAGTTCGTCGACCAGATTCGTCCGTCATTGCTCAACAGTTGGGAGGGGCTCTACTTCGACTACAACGAGAGCACCGTCTACAACCTGGCGCAGGAGACGGCTCAGCTCGGTGTCAAGCTCTTTGTGCTGGACGACGGGTGGTTCGGCAAGGAGTACCCGCGAGTGAAGGACAacgcgggcctcggcgactGGGAGGTGAACCCAGACCGCTTCCCCGACGGCCTGCCCGCTCTCGTCAACAAGGTTGTCGATCTCCAGGTCGCCAACTCGTCCGACAAGCTCCTCTTCGGCCTTTGGTTCGAGCCCGAGATGGTTAACCCCAACTCGACGCTCTACAACGAGCACCCTGATTGGGTCCTCCACGCCGGCAACTACCCGCGAACGACTCGGCGCGACCAGCTCGTGCTCAACGTGGCGCTCCCGGAAGTCCAGGAGTTCATCATCGAGTCCGTTTCCAAGATCCTTACCAGCGCCCCCATCTCGTACGTCAAGTGGGACAACAACAGAGGCTTCCACGAGACGCCAGTTCCCGGCATCAGCCACTCGTACATGCTCGGAATCTACCACGTGTTCGAGGTCCTCACGTCTCGCTTCCCGGATGTTCTCTGGGAGGGCTGCgcgtccggcggcggccgcttCGACCCCGGTGTTCTCCACTACTTCCCCCAGATCTGGACCTCGGACAACACGGATGCCCTCGACCGCATCTTCATCCAGTTCGGCACATCGCTGGCGTACCCTCCCGCCGCCATGGGAGCGCACGTCTCGACGGTCCCCAACCACATCACGGGGCGCACCATCCCCATCAAGTTCCGCGCCCACGTCGCCATGATGGGCGGGtccttcggcctcgagctgAACCCGGCCGAGATCCTGGAGGAGGACAAGGTGCAGATCCCCGAACTGATGgcgctcggcgagctggtcAACCCCATCGTGATCGGGGGTGACCTGTGGCGCCTCAACCTGCCCGAGGAGTCGAACTGGCCGGCCGCCCTGATCATCTCGGAGGACGGATCGCAGGCTGTGCTGTTCTACTTCCAGGTGCGCGCTCTTTACAACCACGCGCTGCCGCGGCTCCGCCTGCAAGGACTGGACCCGGCTGCGTCCTACTCGCTGGATAACAACGGGACGTATTCCGGGGCGACGTTGATGAACACGGGAGTGCAGTATGCTCTGGAGGGCGATTACGACAGCCGTGTTGTGATGATCCGGAAGGTCTAA
- a CDS encoding Ubiquitin carboxyl-terminal hydrolase encodes MLIHPLIALIALIPTTARACSNPTTVLTMPQTYNKAFIPLESNPDVFNELIALLGVPPSLHFEDVFTLDDPAALPPRILALVLVFPTTPAYEARLTAEEAGAKDWMAGQHDEEDEDAVWFKQTINNACGLYAVLHALANGRAKDFLRPGSLLDNLLSITAPMDPAQAALVLEGSQELEDAYASIATKGDTAAPASAEDDVNFHYICFVKSPDTGHLYELDGDRKGPVDRGIPDEEERVDLGAKSLDLVRQFIARGGDNIGFNLMALADSS; translated from the exons ATGCTCATTCACCCGCTCATCGCACTCATCGCACTTATTCCCACCACAGCCCGCGCCTGCTCCAACCCCACAACTGTCCTCACGATGCCCCAGACCTACAACAAGGCCTTCATCCCCCTCGAGTCCAACCCGGACGTCTTCAACGAGCTcatcgccctcctcggcgtcccgCCCTCCCTCCACTTTGAGGACGTCTtcaccctcgacgacccggccgccctgCCCCCAAGGattctcgccctcgtcctcgtcttccccaCGACCCCGGCCTACGAGGCCCGATTGACCGCtgaggaggccggcgccaaggACTGGATGGCCGGCCAacacgacgaggaggacgaggacgccgttTGGTTCAAGCAAACAATCAACAACGCATGCGGCCTGTACGCCGTCCTGCACGCCCTGGCCAACGGCCGGGCTAAGGACTTTCTCC GACCCGGCTCCTTGCTGGACAATTTGCTGTCCATCACGGCGCCCATGGACCCCGCGCAAGCGGCCTTGGTCCTGGAGGGCTCCCAGGAACTCGAGGATGCTTATGCATCCATCGCCACAAAGGGcgacacggcggcgcccgcgagcgccgaggacgacgtcaaCTTTCATTACATTTGCTTCGTCAAATCACCCGACACGGGCCATCTTTACGAGCTCGACGGTGACAGAAAGGGACCCGTTGACAGAGGCAtcccggacgaggaggaaagGGTGGATCTAGGAGCCAAGTCTCTGGACCTTGTTCGGCAATTCATCGCGCGAGGGGGAGACAATATCGGTTTCAACCTCATGGCCCTGGCCGACAGTTCATAA
- a CDS encoding Metallopeptidase family M24 translates to MLARTTPLARSTALCSKSIISRPAASSFIGRPRIQQLSAATSRPLGRTPRALPSHHVATPFGTIPARHHSSTSTTATTDVAMSQDFETVLKGKYPAKQHALRVADYVKSKVPGATGVLYVEGRMTKLIEDNDEPEPFRQRRYFYYLTGCPLADCHYIFDLATNKSTLFIPPIDPDSVIWSGLPVSAAEAKELYDVDDVKYTTDVNAELVHLGKGSKKTVFAIQDQVLDSITFLEFEDKNFSILKDAIERCRVVKDDYEVALTRKANAVSTIGHHAVVEHVKKAKNERELEALFLHHSVANGAKNQAYHGIFAGGRAAATLHYVANDAPLEGKLNLLLDAGTEWNCYASDITRSFPISGKFSKESRQIYDIVLKMQLETTAALKEGVIWDEIHLLAHKIAIDGLHSIGILKGDKDEILKNRTSVAFFPHGLGHYLGMDTHDVGGNANYADTDPMFRYLRVRGALPAGSIVTVEPGIYFCSFIIEPYLKDPAHSKFIDSAVLEKYWDVGGVRIEDNILITKDGSENLTPTIKDPDELEKIIQAS, encoded by the exons ATGTTGGCCAGAACAACTCCTTTGGCTCGCAGCACCGCTCTCTGCTCCAAGTCCATAATATCGCGCCCTGCAGCATCGAGCTTCATCGGCCGACCCCGCATTCAACAGCTCTCCGCCGCGACATCTAGGCCCCTTGGCAGAACGCCACGAGCTCTGCCGTCGCACCACGTCGCAACCCCGTTCGGGACGATACCAGCAAGGCACCactcctccacctccaccactGCTACCACCGACGTAGCCATGTCCCAAGACTTCGAAACAGTGCTCAAGGGCAAGTACCCGGCCAAGCAGCATGCTCTCCGTGTCGCCGACTACGTCAAATCCAAGGTCCCCGGTGCTACCGGCGTTCTCTATGTCGAGGGTCGCATGACCAAGCTGATCGAGGACAACGACGAGCCCGAGCCTTTCAG ACAGCGCCGCTACTTCTACTACCTGACTGGATGCCCTCTCGCCGACTGCCACTACATCTTCGACCTTGCGACGAACAAGTCGACCCTCTTCATCCCCCCTATCGACCCGGATAGTGTCATCTGGTCTGGCCTGCCCGtcagcgccgccgaggcaAAGGAGCTGtacgacgtcgacgatgtcAAGTACACCACCGACGTCAATGCCGAGCTTGTGCACCTGGGGAAGGGTTCTAAGAAGACCGTCTTCGCCATTCAAGACCAGGTCCTCGACAGCATCACGTTTCTCGAGTTCGAGGACAAGAACTTCAGCATCCTGAAGGACGCCATCGAACGGTGCCGCGTGGTCAAGGACGACTACGAAGTTGCCCTTACCAGGAAGGCGAACGCTGTCTCGACAATTGGTCACCACGCCGTTGTTGAGCAcgtcaagaaggccaagaacgagagggagctcgaggccctctTCCTGCATCACAGCGTCGCGAACGGTGCCAAGAACCAGGCCTACCACGGAATCTTTGCTGGGGGTCGCGCTGCTGCCACTCTGCACTACGTAGCCAACGACGCTCCCCTCGAGGGCAAGCTCAACCTTCTCTTGGATGCCGGCACGGAATGGAACTGCTATGCTTCTGACATT ACTCGGTCATTCCCCATTTCCGGCAAGTTCAGCAAGGAGTCTCGCCAGATCTACGACATTGTGTTGAAGATGCAGCTCgagaccaccgccgccttgAAGGAGGGCGTCATCTGGGATGAAATTCACTTGCTGGCCCACAAgatcgccatcgacggcctccaCTCGATTGGCATCCTAAagggcgacaaggacgagatcCTCAAGAACAGGACGAGcgtcgccttcttcccccaCGGCCTGGGCCACTATCTCGGCATGGACACCCACGACGTAGGCGGCAATGCCAACTACGCCGACACCGACCCCATGTTCCGCTACCTGCGCGTCAGGGGTGCGCTGCCTGCTGGCagcatcgtcaccgtcgagCCGGGTATCTACTTCTGCAGCTTCATCATTGAGCCGTACCTCAAGGACCCCGCGCACTCCAAGTTCATTGATTCCGCTGTCCTTGAGAAGTACTGGGACGTCGGTGGTGTGAG GATCGAGGACAACATCTTGATCACGAAGGACGGCAGCGAAAACCTGACACCCACCATCAAGGACCCCGATGAGTTGGAGAAGATTATCCAGGCAAGCTAA
- a CDS encoding Hexose transporter encodes MADKVHPQGEKIATVSGDHEEHGTGQPDPVELSRNIEAKIKNPLEGIGYDQLMRDVEVFCQEHGLQEEIAVFRKGALVAQDPENYENIGGPEALDEAEITALREEVTHKWRLPKKLYLTIITCSIGAAVQGWDQTGTNGANIFFPKEYGIDTNSTRDRLILGLVNAGPYLGSALCGCWLSDPLNHYFGRRGVIFFSAHFCIWPLIGSAFSHNWQQQLANRLLMGIGMGAKASTVPIYAAENSPPSIRGALVMSWQMWTAFGIALGTAFNLAVYYAPHNWRLMLGAPFLPAVPLLILIYLCPESPRWLMKKGRYHDAWKSMIQLRHNPIQCSRDMYAIHAQLQLESLVLGKSNYASRFKELFTIPRVRRANLAAFTVMIAQQMCGINIIAFYSTTIFKDANMGDFQALLGSFGFGMVNWIFAFPAFWTIDTFGRRSLLLFTFPQMTWTLLAAGLCTLIAPGVTRTALVSLFVYLFGAFYSPGEGPVPFTYSAEVYPLSHREMGMGFAVATCLFWAAILGMTFPFILDRLQVVGAFGLYAGFNVVAFVMILFWVPETKQRTLEELDWVFALPTSRFASYQIRKAIPYFFRRWVLFDRNAKLEPLYNFQQPNRTERVVSSDEEKKTY; translated from the exons atggcTGACAAGGTCCACCCTCAGGG TGAAAAGATCGCCACTGTCTCCGGAGACCACGAGGAGCACGGCACCGGCCAGCCCGACCCTGTCGAGCTGAGCCGTAACATCGAGGCCAA GATCAAGAACCCGCTCGAGGGAATCGGTTACGACCAGCTCATGCGCGATGTCGAAGTCTTCTGCCAGGAGCACGGCCTCCAGGAAGAGATTGCCGTCTTTCGCAAGGGCGCACTGGTTGCCCAGGACCCGGAGAACTACGAGAACATCGGCGGCCctgaggccctcgacgaggctgaGATCACGGCGCTCCGCGAAGAGGTCACTCACAAGTGGCGCTTGCCTAAGAAGCTCTACCTGACCATCATCACCTGCTCCATTGGCGCTGCCGTCCAGGGATGGGACCAGACCGGTACCAACGGCGCCAACATCTTCTTCCCCAAGGAGTACGGCATCGATACCAACAGCACTCGGGACCGTCTCATCCTGGGTCTCGTGAACGCTGGCCCTTACTTGGGATCTGC TCTCTGTGGCTGCTGGCTGTCCGATCCTCTCAACCACTACTTCGGTCGCCGTggcgtcatcttcttctctgCTCACTTCTGCATCTGGCCCCTCATCGGTTCTGCCTTCAGCCACAACTGGCAACAGCAACTCGCCAACCGTCTTCTCATGGGAATCGGTATGGGTGCCAAGGCCTCGACTGTTCCCAtctacgccgccgagaacTCCCCGCCGTCTATTCGTGGTGCCCTTGTCATGTCCTGGCAAATGTGGACGGCCTTTGGCATCGCGCTCGGAACTGCCTTCAACCTGGCTGTTTACTATGCCCCTCACAACTGGCGTCTCATGCTCG GtgcccccttcctccccgcCGTGCCCCTCCTCATCTTGATTTACCTATGCCCTGAATCTCCCCGTTGGCTCATGAAGAAGGGACGTTACCACGATGCCTGGAAGTCCATGATCCAGCTCCGACATAACCCGATCCAATGCTCCCGCGACATGTACGCTATCCATGCCCAACTGCAGCTCGAGAGCCTGGTTCTGGGCAAGAGCAACTACGCCAGCCGTTTCAAGGAACTTTTCACCATTCCTCGTGTCCGCCGCGCCAACTTGGCAGCCTTCACCGTCATGATTGCTCAGCAGATGTGCG GTATCAACATTATTGCCTTCTACTCCACCACCATTTTCAAGGACGCCAACATGGGCGACTTCCAAGCGCTCCTCGGCTCGTTCGGTTTCGGCATGGTCAACTGGATCTTCGCCTTCCCAGCTTTCTGGACCATTGATACCTTTGGCCGGCGATCCTTGCTCCTGTTCACCTTCCCCCAGATGACCTGGACGCTCTTGGCGGCCGGTCTCTGTACCCTGATCGCGCCCGGTGTCACACGTACCGCCCTGGTGTCCCTCTTCGTCTACCTGTTCGGCGCCTTCTACTCGCCCGGCGAGGGTCCCGTGCCCTTCACCTACTCGGCCGAGGTCTACCCCCTGTCTCACCGTGAGATGGGTATGGGTTTCGCTGTCGCCACCTGTCTTTTCTGGGCCGCGATCCTGGGTATGACCTTCCCCTTCATCCTCGACCGGctccaggtcgtcggcgcgTTCGGCCTGTACGCCGGCTTCAACGTCGTGGCCTTCGTCATGATCCTGTTCTGGGTGCCCGAGACCAAGCAGCGCACCCTCGAGGAACTCGACTGGGTCTTCGCTCTGCCCACCAGCCGCTTCGCCAGCTACCAGATCCGGAAGGCCATCCCCTACTTCTTCCGACGCTGGGTCTTGTTCGACCGCAACGCCAAGCTGGAGCCTCTCTACAACTTCCAGCAGCCCAACCGCACCGAGCGTGTTGTCAgctcggacgaggagaagaagacctACTAG